The following nucleotide sequence is from Streptomyces sp. HUAS CB01.
GGTGATGACCGACGCCAGCCCGAAGACGGACGCGAGCAGCCGCTCGGGCCGGCCCGCCGACCGCCGCGCCATCCACGCACCGCAGGCGCGGAACAGCCCCTCGTCGTCGCACAGCCGGGCGAGTACGAGCACCGCGGCCAGGAAGCCGATCACCGGGCCGAGCCGCGCGGCCTCCTCGGCCGCGTGCGCGGGGGAGATCGCGCCGGTGACGATCAGCAGGACCGCCGCCGGTACCGCCACGGCCGCTTCCGGCAGACCGAAGGGCCTGATGACCGCGCAGGCGAGCACGAGGAGCAGCAGAAGGACGGACAGTGCCTCCGCGAGGGGTGTGGACAGGATCTGTGCCTCCGGGGCGGTGTGCGGTGGTCGCCCGGTGCTGCGGGACGTGGTGTGCGGTGGTGGCCTGGTGTTCTCGGGGCCGTGGGTGCCGCGCCCCCACATCGAACCACCCCGGGGACCCTCCTCCCGCCACGCGCCGCGGGCGGCTAGCGTCCGCGTATGGATGCTCCTGTGTTCGCTCCCTGGTCGCCTGTGTTCACCGCGGACCCGTACCCCGCGTACGCGGAACTCCGCGACCGGGGACGGGTGCACTGGTTCGAGCCCACGGGGCAGTGGCTCGTACCGCACCACGCCGATGTGTCCGCCCTGCTGCGCGACCGCCGCCTCGGCCGTACGTATCTGCACCGCTTCACCCACGAGGAGTTCGGGCGCACACCCCCGCCGCCCGGGCGCGAGCCCTTCCACACGCTGAACGACAACGGGCTGCTGGACCTCGAGGCGCCGGACCACACACGGATCCGGCGGCTGGTGACCAGGGCATTCACCCCGCGGACCGTGCAGGCGCTGGAGCCCACCGTGCGCCGGCTCGCCGCCGAGCTGGTGCGCGGGCTGGTGAAGAACGGCGGCGGCGATCTGCTCGCCGACGTCGCCGAACCGCTGCCGGTCGCGGTCATCGCGGAGATGCTCGGGATTCCCGAGTCGGACCGGGGCCTGCTGCGGCCCTGGTCCGCGGACATCTGCGGGATGTTCGAGCTGAACCCGTCCGAGGAGACCGCGGCGAGGGCGGTCCGGGCCTCGCTGGAGTTCTCCGCCTATCTGCGGGAGCTGATCGCCGAGCGCCGCGCCGAGCCGGGCGAGGACCTGATCTCGGCGCTGATCTGCGCGCACGACGAGGGGGAGACGCTCAGTGAGCAGGAGATGGTGTCCACCTGCGTGCTGCTGCTGAACGCGGGGCACGAGGCCACCGTCAACACCACCGCGAACGGCTGGTGGACGCTGTTCCGCCATCCCGGGGAGCTGGCGAGGCTGCGGGCGGACCACGCGCTGCTGTCCACGGCTGTGGAAGAGCTGATGCGGTTCGACACTCCGCTCCAGATGTTCGAGCGCTGGGTCCTCGACGACATCGAGATCGGCGGCACGGTCGTCCCGCGCGGCTCCGAGCTGGCGCTGCTCTTCGGCTCGGCCAACCGGGACCCGGCCCGCTTCGAACGCCCCGGCGTACTCGACCTCGGCCGCGTCGACAACCCGCACATCACGTTCGGCGCCGGCATCCACTACTGCCTGGGCGCTCCGCTGGCCCGGGTGGAACTGACCGCTTCCTTCGGCGAACTGCTGCGGGAGGCGCCGACGATGCGGCTCGTGGCGGAGCCGGAGTGGAAGCCGGGGTATGTGATCAGGGGACTGCGGGAGCTCCGCGTGGAGCTGTGAGGCACGCGCCGCGAGGCCGGGCGGGGCGCAGGGCTTCGCGTGCCGGTGCCGGGCCTCGCGTTCCCGTGCCGGACCCGCCGGGGCGCCCGGCCCTTGCGGCGGTGTCCTCGGATCTTGCGGGGTACCGGGCCTCGTGTGCCGGTGCCGGGCCTCGCGGCGGTGCCCTCGGACCTCGCGGGGCGGCGGTCCGCGCTTCGGCGCCGGTCCGCGCTCGGCCGGGCCTCGCGGGTCGGCGGGCCTGTGGAGGCGGGCGGGCCTTGTGGCGGTGCCCTCGGACCTCGCGGGGCGGCGGTCCGCGCTTCGGCGCCGGTCCGCGCTCGGCCGGGCCTCGCGGGTCGGCGGGCCTGTGGAGGCGGGCGGGCCTTGTGGCGGTGTCCTCGGACCTCGCGGGGCGGCGGTCCGCGCTTCGGCGCCGGTCCGCGCTCGGCCGGGCCTCGCGGGTCGGCGGGCCTGTGGAGGCGGGCGGGCCTTGTGGCGGTGTCCTCGGACCTCGCGGGGCGGCGGTCCGCGCTTCGGCGCCGGTCCGCGCTCGGCCGGGCCTCGCGGGTCGGCGGGCCTGTGGAGACGGGCGGGCCTTGTGGCGGTGCCCTCGGACCTCGCGGGGCGGCGGTCCGCGCTTCGGCGCCGGTCCGCGCTCGGCCCGGCCACGCGTTCCCGTGCCGGACCCGCCCTGCGGCCGGGCCCCGCCGTCCTGTCGCCCGGCGGGGCGGCCCGGGTCAGGTCTGCAGATCGCGGCGGCGGAAGGCCGCGAGGCCCGCGGTCACCAGGGCGGCGGACAGCGCCGTCAGGATCAGCACCGGCGGCCAGTCCATCCGCGGTCCCGGGAGCTTCGGCAGATGGCCGAAGGGGGACAGGTTCAGGACCGCCTGCGGAACGTCTAGCGCCGGGCCGACCCAGCCGATCGCGAGGCACAGTCCCGCCACGGCCCAGCCCGCCGCCGCGGCCCCTGGGACGGCGCCGTACAGCAGCAGCGCCACGCCCGCGAGCGTCCACACGGCCGGCACCTGGGCCAGTGCGGCGCCGGTGACGGCGGTCAGGTCGCCACCGTGGCCCAGCGCCAGGCCCGCCCCGGCGAGCAGCATGATCAGTACGGTGCCGCCGAAGGCGACGGCCAGATGACCGGCTGCCCAGCCGGTCCGGCCGACCGCGTTCGCGAGGACCGGTTCCGCGCGCTGGGACGTCTCCTCGCCGTGCGCGCGCAGCACGGACCCGACCGCGTACAGCGCGGCGATCAGCCCGAACATGCCCACCATCGCGGCGAGGAAGGCGTCGGTGAGGGCCGATTGCCCGCCCATCCGCTCGAAGATCTCCCTGGCCTGCTCGTTGTCGCCGACCAGGTCCGCCGCGCCGTCCGCCATGCCCCCGAAGACGGTCCCGGCGAGCAGGAAGCCGGCCGCCCAGCCGGACAGGGTGGCGCGCTGGAGCCGCCACGCGAGTCCGCCCGCGGTCGCGATCCGGCCCTCGGCGGGGCCGGGACGCGTGGGCAGGAAGCCCATGCCGACGTCCCTGCGCCCCGCGAGGGCGTACGCGGCGGCGCCCTGGGCGGCCGTCGCGGCGAGCATCGGCAGCAGGACCCACCAGCGTTCGTCCGCGTAGGCCCGGACGTACTCGGCCCAGCCCACGGGGGAGAGCCAGGTCAGTACGGACGAGTCACCGCCGAGGCCCCCGGCGGGGTCGCCGGCCGTGCCCGCGTCGCCCGCGGCACGCAGGACGAAGGCGAGGCCGAGCACCGCCGCCGCCGCTCCCTTGGCGAGCCGGGCGCTCTCGGTGAGCTGCGCGGCGATCGCCGCCACGGTGGCGAACACCAGACCGGTGCCGCCCACGGCGAGGCCCAGGGCGAGCGCGCCGGTGGAGCCCAGCCCGAAGAGGCCCGCCGTGATCAGCAGGACCACCGCCGCATTGGCGAGGCCCGCGGTCAGCAGCGCGGCCGTCAGCGGAGCGCGCCGGCCGACCATGGCCGAGGAGAGCAGTTCCTGACGGCCCGTCTCCTCCTCCTCGCGGGTGTGCCGCACCACGACGATCAGGCTCATCACCGCGGCCAGCACGGCTGCGAACGTGCCGAACCGCCAGGCGACCAGCGCCCCGGTGCTGTCGCCGAACACCGGACCGTAGAGGCTGCGCAGCGAGCCGTTCGTGGCCATCGACGCGGCGAGCCGGGCCCGTTCGGCCGGGGAGTCGTACAGCGCCTGCATCGAGCCGACGCCGCTGACGACCGTGCCGGCGACCACCAGTACCCAGACGGGCAGCATGATCCGGTCCCGGCGGAGCGCGAGCCGGAGCAGGGTGCCCGTGCCCGCGAGCGGCCGGCTGCCGGTGCCGGGCGCGTACGGCGCACCGGTCTCCGCGACGGCGGTCATCGTGCCATCGCCCCTTCCGTACGGGTGCCGCGGTCGTCGGCTCCGCCGGGCCCGGCGCCGTCGCGGAGGTCGTCCTCGTAGTGCCGGAGGAACAGCTCCTCCAGCGTGGGCGGGGTGCAGGTCAGCGACCGCACACCGGCATCGGTGAGCGACCGCAGCACCGCGTCCAGCTTGTCCGTCTCGACCTGGAACCGGACCCGGCATCCGGCGCTTCCGGAGGGGACCGCCGGGCCCTGGACGTCGAGGTCGTGCACACCGGGCAGCCGCGCGAGCCCGCCGGGCGTGCCCGCCAGGTCGGCGCTGACGCTGGTGCGGGTGAGGTGCCGCAGGTCCGCCAGCGAACCGCTCTCCACCGTCCGCCCCTTGCGGATGATGCTGACGCGGTCGCACAGCGCCTCGACCTCGCTGAGCACGTGGCTCGACAGCAGGACCGTCCGGCCGCGGTCGCGCTCCTCGGCGACGCAGCTCTGGAAGACCTCCTCCATGAGCGGATCGAGCCCGCTCGTCGGCTCGTCGAGGATCAGCACGTCGACCTCGGAGGCGAACGCGGCGACCAGGGCCACCTTCTGCCGGTTGCCCTTGGAGTACGTGCGCCCCTTCTTGGTGGGGTCCAGTTCGAACCGCTCGGTCAGCCGGTCACGGCGGGCCCTGTCGAGTCCGCCGCGCAGCCGGCCGTAGAGGTCGATGACCTCGCCGCCGGAGAGGTTGCGCCAGAGCGTCACGTCGCCGGGGACGTACGCGATCCGGCGGTGCAACTCGACGGCGTCCTTCCAGGGGTCCATGCCGAGCAGCCGGGCGGCGCCGGAGTCGGCGCGCAGCAGTCCCAGCAGGATGCGGATGGTGGTGGACTTCCCGGCGCCGTTGGGCCCGAGGAAGCCGTGGACCTCACCGGTCTCGACCGCCAGGTCGAGACCGTCCAGTGCGCGTGCCCGTCCGAACGACTTGTGCAGTCCGGCGACGCTGATGGCCTTCGTCATGATTCGGAACGTACGCTAGCTTCAGAAAGTTGTGAAGTTAAGGAAGCGTATAAACTCGGATCCGGTCCGTGCACAGGGGAGATGATCCGGGGATGACGCCGATGACCGGGAAGGCCAGGGACGCCGAGGCGGTCTCGCTCTTCGTGGAACGCTTCGCGGCCCAGCTCGTCGAGGCCGGCATGACGCGTATGCCCGCCAGGGTCTTCGCCGCGCTGCTCTCCTCCGACTCGGGCGCGATGACCTCCGCCGAGCTGGGAGAGCAGCTCCAGGTCAGCCCCGCCGCGGTGTCCGGGGCGGTGCGCTATCTGTCGCAGCAGCACATGGTCTCCCGGGAGCGCGAGCCCGGTTCCCGGCGCGAGCGCTACCGGGTCCACAGCGACCAGTGGTACGAGGCGCTCACCAACCGCGACGCGATCCTGAAGCGCTGGTCGGACTCGCTGCGCGAGGGCGTGACGAGCCTCGGCGCGGAGACGCCGGCCGGTCGCCGGCTCGCGGAGACCGTCGCGTTCTTCGACTTCCTCCAGGACGAGCTCACGGCGATGATGGAACGCTGGCGGGGGCACCGCGAGCGGATGTTCGGCCCGTCCTGACGCTCCTCACACGGCGTCCCTCCTCGCGCGGCACCGGCCCTGTCGTCGCCGGCCCGCTCGTGCGACGGCCGCTCGGACGCCGGCCGTACGGCGCCCACCGGCGCGAGGCCGTCCCGCCCCGCCCGCCGTACTGCGCGCCCTCGTGCGAGGGGCATCGCCACACCGCACGCCGCCGGGCGACGCGCCCCCGCTTCTACTCCGCGGCCGCCATCGGCCCCGGCAGGGTCAGCGACCACGCCCTGGGCCGCAGGGTCCAGGTCCGTCTTCGGACGGGGCCGGCGACGAGCGCGTCGGCGCGGTAGCGGAAGTCCGCGCCCGAGACCGTGACGACCTTGGCCAGGGTCCGTACCGCCCCCGCGTCGGATCTGCGGTGCACGGTCACCTCCGCGGCGCCGTCGGCCGCCCGCACGCGTACGTCCTCGACCGGCTCGTCCAGATCGCTCAGCAGGACTCCGTCGGCCTCGACCCGCAGCCGGTGCGTCCGTACCCCGGCCGGTGCCGGCGGAACGGGACGGACCAGGGTGCGGACCAGGGAGCGGCAGGTGTGCCACACCGAGCCGGCCTGAGCCGCCGCCCCCGCGACCGCGGCGCCCGGACCGGCCGGGATGCGCAGATCGGCCAGCACCACTCCGTCGCTGTCGTCGGCGAGCAGATCCAGAGGGTGGGCCGCTCCGTCGAGGACCGCCCGGGCGGCCGCCACCGCACCGGTCGGCACGCCCAGCGAGCGGGCCACCTCCACGGACGCGCCGGCCCCGACCGGGACCAGTGACAGGGCCTCGTCGGCGAGCTCCCGGGCCCGGTGCAGCAGACCCACGGCGCGCAGCAGCGCACGGTCGTCACCGATCACGACAGGGCGCCGGGAACCCCTCCGGGCCAGGGCGCGGGAAAATTCCTCGGGCCCGTCGGGCAGGCAGATTTTCGCCGCCGACCCGGCACACAGCACATCCTTCGCGATACGAACGGACTCGCCGTCGATACGGCGGGCGACCGGGTCGATGACCACCAGGAGCTGGTCGGGAGCCGACACCTCGGTCCTTCCTCGGGTAGCATCTTTGTGCAAGAGCCCCTTGCGCTATTGCGCCAGGGGCTTCGTCTATTCCGGGGCACACCGGTTGGCGGCTCAGGCCCCCGACCATGGACATGCCCCGCCCGGAAGGGGTGTACGCCTGTGCCCGCACTTGTGCTGCTCGGTGCTCAGTGGGGTGACGAAGGCAAGGGAAAGGCCACCGACCTCCTCGGTGGATCCGTGGACTACGTGGTGCGTTACCAGGGTGGTAACAACGCCGGCCACACCGTGGTGGTCGGTGACCAGAAGTATGCGCTCCACCTCCTCCCTTCCGGAATCCTCTCGCCGGGATGCACCCCGGTCATCGGCAACGGAGTCGTCGTCGACCCGGCGGTCCTGCTCTCCGAGCTGAGCGGGCTGAACGAGCGCGGCGTCGATACGTCCAAGCTTCTGATCAGCGGAAACGCCCATCTGATCACCTCGTACAACGTCACGCTCGACAAGGTGACGGAACGGTTCCTCGGTAAGCGGAAGATCGGCACCACCGGCCGCGGCATCGGACCGACCTACGCCGACAAGATCAACCGCGTCGGCATCCGGGTCCAGGACCTGTACGACGAGTCGATCCTGACGCAGAAGGTCGAGGCGGCGCTGGAGCAGAAGAACCAGCTCCTGGCCAAGGTCTTCAACCGCCGCGCGATCGAGACGGACCGCGTCGTCGAGGAGATGCTGGGCTTCGCCGACCAGATCCGGCCGTACGTCGCCGACACCACGCTGATCCTGAACAACGCGCTCGACGAGGGCAGGGTCGTCCTCTTCGAGGGCGGTCAGGGCACGCTCCTGGACGTCGACCACGGGACGTACCCCTTCGTCACCTCCTCGAACCCGACGGCGGGCGGTGCCTGCACGGGCGCGGGCGTGGGCCCGACGAAGATCAGCCGGGTCATCGGCATCCTCAAGGCCTACACGACCCGCGTCGGCGCGGGGCCGTTCCCGACGGAGCTGTTCGACGAGGACGGCGAGGCGCTGCGCCGCATCGGCGGCGAGCGCGGTGTCACCACCGGCCGTGACCGCCGCTGCGGCTGGTTCGACGCGGTCATCGCCCGTTACGCGACCCGCGTCAACGGCCTGACCGACTTCTTCCTCACCAAGCTCGACGTGCTGACCGGCTGGGAGCAGATCCCGGTCTGCGTCGCGTACGAGATCGACGGCAGGCGCGTCGAGGAGCTCCCGTACTCGCAGACCGACTTCCACCACGCGAAGCCGGTCTACGAGTACCTGCCGGGCTGGTCCGAGGACATCACCAAGGCCAAGTCCTTCGCCGACCTGCCGAAGAACGCGCAGGGCTATGTGAAGGCGCTGGAGGAGATGTCCGGGGCACCGATCTCCGCGATCGGTGTCGGGCCGGGCCGTGACGAGACGATCGAGATCAACTCGTTCCTGTAGGCCTTCCGGACCCAGGGCCCGGTAGCCCGGGGACGGGTGATCCGGCCCGGACCGCGCGGGTCCTCTCCCCGCCCACGGCCCGTGGCCGGTGAGCCGAGTGCTCACCGGCCACGGGCCGTCCCCGTGGCCCCCTCTCACGTCCGTGCCCGGCCGAACAGCACGGCGACCGCCAGGTACGGCAGGGCGAGCAGGGCGAAGACGGCGCCGTGCGACGCGTGCGCGGACAGTCCCGCGTACGTCCCGTACACCAGCAGTGTGGTCAGTCCCGTGCCGAGTCCGGCGAGGGAGGTCACGGTCGCTCGGCTCGGGCCGGTGATCGCCTCCTGCAGCCGTGCGTCGGCCAGCACGTCGGTCAGCTGGAAGACCAGGAAGCCGGCCCCCACCAGGACGAATCCGCCGGGTCCGCCGTTCAGCGCACCCGCGGCGAGCGCCGCCGCGCCCGCCGCGACGGCGGCCCCGAGCGTCCGCCCCGAGAACCGCTCGCCCACCCCCACCAGCAGCGAGCCGAGCGTCACCCCGACCCAGACCACCAGCACCAGCAGCGGGACGGTCGCCGTCGCGACACCGGTGGCGGCGGCCAGCAGCGGTACGTACTCGTCGAGCGCGCCCCAGACCGAGGTCACGACCACGGACAGCAGCAGGGCGTGCCGTACGCGACGGCTGCCGCGGACCTCGGCGAGCCCCGCCCGGAGGGCCGCCGTGTACGCGCCGCGGCGGGCGCGCCGTCCCCCGTCCCGGCCCGTGGGCCCCCGATCTTCCGGCAGCGACGCGCCCACGGCGGCGCACAGCAGACAGGAGACGACGCTGCCCGCGCCGACCAGCAACTCGCCGCCCCGGGCGAAGGCGGGCGCCGCGGCGGCAGTGGCCGCGGCGGTCGCGGCCATGCTCACGGTGGCGGCGCGCCCCATGACCCGGCCGTAACGCGAAGCGGCGCCGAGCCGTTCGAGTTCGTCGTGGACCAGGGCCTCCATGGCCCCGGAACGCAGCGAACCGCCGACACCCCACAGCACGAACCCGGCGGCGTACGCGCCGTACGAGGGGAACAGCACCCACAGCGCGAACCCGGCCGCGGTGAGCAGCGGCCCGACGGCGATCAGCAACCGTCGGGACACCGCGTCGGCCCACACGCCCGACGGGACCTCGGCCAGCAGACCGGTCAGCGACCAGAGGGCGAACAGGGACGAGATCTCGGCGGTGTCCAGGCCGTGCCCGGCGAAGAGCAGCGCGTAGACGGGGTAGAGCAGGACGAAGTCCTCGAGGCCCGCGTAGAGGTAGAGCGTTCGCTCGAGCCGGCGGACACCGGGCCGTGGCGGGGACGGGCAGGACGAAGCGATGAGCATGGAGGATGGTCCTTCTGCGGAACGGACGGGGACGCCGGGTGCTCACCCGTCGCGGCGGTCCGCGGCAGCCCGTTCCAGGACCTGCTGCCGTGCATCAATGTCGTCGGCTCATGTGCCCGAGTCTGGCACACGCGGACCCGGCCCGGTCCGGTGTTCTCCCGGCCACCGGACGCACTCCGGCGGGGAGAACCCCTCCCCGGGTGTCATGGCGGTGCCGCACGTTGCACCGGCCCGCATCGTGCGCCCTGTCCACGACGTGGGGGATCGCGCGCGCGGGCGGCTCCCGTGCACCGCGCGGGAGCCGTCCGCCGTCCGGAAGCGGTCCGCCGTACGCGGTCTTCCCGGGCGTCGCCGGTCAGCGGCGGAAGTACTCCGCGGGCTCCCCGTCCGGTCCCATTCCGTACAGGAGCAGGCGCTCCTTGCCCCGGAACCGGTCGACGCGCAGGGTGTGGGCGACGTCGCCCGGGGTGCAGTCGCGGTCGGACGCGGCGGCGTCGGGCACCGTGGGGCCGGCGACGAGCACGTGGGTGACGCCGCCGAGCACGCTCGTACCGGAGCAGTGGACGGTGGCGTCCAGGAGTTCCCCCGTGGCCCCGTCCGTCTTCGGGTACGACTGCTCGAAACGGAGGAGCGGGGCGCCGACCGGGCCCTGGGTGATCGTGACGGTGTTGTCGAAGAGGTCGTTCTGGTCGCCGCCGGCCAATTCGTCGAAGTGCTGCTTCCACGTGCCCAGGAAGGCGGCCGGCACGATCCGCGGACCCGTCACCGTCCTGCGGAAGGTGGCGGTGACCGCGCCGGACCGCCACTCCATGACGTCCTGGGAGCGCACGGTGAGCGTCTGGTGCGCGGCGGGCTGGCACTCCCCGGCCGGGACGCTCGTGGTCACGTCGCTCTCGCCGAACACGATCCGGTCGTCGTCCGCCGACACGAGCACGGACCGCCCCATGCACAGCCGCTCGCCGGTGACCTGGACGTACGTGGCGGTCTTGGTGCCCTTGCC
It contains:
- a CDS encoding cytochrome P450 — its product is MDAPVFAPWSPVFTADPYPAYAELRDRGRVHWFEPTGQWLVPHHADVSALLRDRRLGRTYLHRFTHEEFGRTPPPPGREPFHTLNDNGLLDLEAPDHTRIRRLVTRAFTPRTVQALEPTVRRLAAELVRGLVKNGGGDLLADVAEPLPVAVIAEMLGIPESDRGLLRPWSADICGMFELNPSEETAARAVRASLEFSAYLRELIAERRAEPGEDLISALICAHDEGETLSEQEMVSTCVLLLNAGHEATVNTTANGWWTLFRHPGELARLRADHALLSTAVEELMRFDTPLQMFERWVLDDIEIGGTVVPRGSELALLFGSANRDPARFERPGVLDLGRVDNPHITFGAGIHYCLGAPLARVELTASFGELLREAPTMRLVAEPEWKPGYVIRGLRELRVEL
- a CDS encoding ABC transporter permease, encoding MTAVAETGAPYAPGTGSRPLAGTGTLLRLALRRDRIMLPVWVLVVAGTVVSGVGSMQALYDSPAERARLAASMATNGSLRSLYGPVFGDSTGALVAWRFGTFAAVLAAVMSLIVVVRHTREEEETGRQELLSSAMVGRRAPLTAALLTAGLANAAVVLLITAGLFGLGSTGALALGLAVGGTGLVFATVAAIAAQLTESARLAKGAAAAVLGLAFVLRAAGDAGTAGDPAGGLGGDSSVLTWLSPVGWAEYVRAYADERWWVLLPMLAATAAQGAAAYALAGRRDVGMGFLPTRPGPAEGRIATAGGLAWRLQRATLSGWAAGFLLAGTVFGGMADGAADLVGDNEQAREIFERMGGQSALTDAFLAAMVGMFGLIAALYAVGSVLRAHGEETSQRAEPVLANAVGRTGWAAGHLAVAFGGTVLIMLLAGAGLALGHGGDLTAVTGAALAQVPAVWTLAGVALLLYGAVPGAAAAGWAVAGLCLAIGWVGPALDVPQAVLNLSPFGHLPKLPGPRMDWPPVLILTALSAALVTAGLAAFRRRDLQT
- a CDS encoding ABC transporter ATP-binding protein, with product MTKAISVAGLHKSFGRARALDGLDLAVETGEVHGFLGPNGAGKSTTIRILLGLLRADSGAARLLGMDPWKDAVELHRRIAYVPGDVTLWRNLSGGEVIDLYGRLRGGLDRARRDRLTERFELDPTKKGRTYSKGNRQKVALVAAFASEVDVLILDEPTSGLDPLMEEVFQSCVAEERDRGRTVLLSSHVLSEVEALCDRVSIIRKGRTVESGSLADLRHLTRTSVSADLAGTPGGLARLPGVHDLDVQGPAVPSGSAGCRVRFQVETDKLDAVLRSLTDAGVRSLTCTPPTLEELFLRHYEDDLRDGAGPGGADDRGTRTEGAMAR
- a CDS encoding GbsR/MarR family transcriptional regulator, with product MTPMTGKARDAEAVSLFVERFAAQLVEAGMTRMPARVFAALLSSDSGAMTSAELGEQLQVSPAAVSGAVRYLSQQHMVSREREPGSRRERYRVHSDQWYEALTNRDAILKRWSDSLREGVTSLGAETPAGRRLAETVAFFDFLQDELTAMMERWRGHRERMFGPS
- a CDS encoding diacylglycerol kinase, yielding MSAPDQLLVVIDPVARRIDGESVRIAKDVLCAGSAAKICLPDGPEEFSRALARRGSRRPVVIGDDRALLRAVGLLHRARELADEALSLVPVGAGASVEVARSLGVPTGAVAAARAVLDGAAHPLDLLADDSDGVVLADLRIPAGPGAAVAGAAAQAGSVWHTCRSLVRTLVRPVPPAPAGVRTHRLRVEADGVLLSDLDEPVEDVRVRAADGAAEVTVHRRSDAGAVRTLAKVVTVSGADFRYRADALVAGPVRRRTWTLRPRAWSLTLPGPMAAAE
- a CDS encoding adenylosuccinate synthase, translating into MPALVLLGAQWGDEGKGKATDLLGGSVDYVVRYQGGNNAGHTVVVGDQKYALHLLPSGILSPGCTPVIGNGVVVDPAVLLSELSGLNERGVDTSKLLISGNAHLITSYNVTLDKVTERFLGKRKIGTTGRGIGPTYADKINRVGIRVQDLYDESILTQKVEAALEQKNQLLAKVFNRRAIETDRVVEEMLGFADQIRPYVADTTLILNNALDEGRVVLFEGGQGTLLDVDHGTYPFVTSSNPTAGGACTGAGVGPTKISRVIGILKAYTTRVGAGPFPTELFDEDGEALRRIGGERGVTTGRDRRCGWFDAVIARYATRVNGLTDFFLTKLDVLTGWEQIPVCVAYEIDGRRVEELPYSQTDFHHAKPVYEYLPGWSEDITKAKSFADLPKNAQGYVKALEEMSGAPISAIGVGPGRDETIEINSFL
- a CDS encoding MFS transporter; translated protein: MLIASSCPSPPRPGVRRLERTLYLYAGLEDFVLLYPVYALLFAGHGLDTAEISSLFALWSLTGLLAEVPSGVWADAVSRRLLIAVGPLLTAAGFALWVLFPSYGAYAAGFVLWGVGGSLRSGAMEALVHDELERLGAASRYGRVMGRAATVSMAATAAATAAAAPAFARGGELLVGAGSVVSCLLCAAVGASLPEDRGPTGRDGGRRARRGAYTAALRAGLAEVRGSRRVRHALLLSVVVTSVWGALDEYVPLLAAATGVATATVPLLVLVVWVGVTLGSLLVGVGERFSGRTLGAAVAAGAAALAAGALNGGPGGFVLVGAGFLVFQLTDVLADARLQEAITGPSRATVTSLAGLGTGLTTLLVYGTYAGLSAHASHGAVFALLALPYLAVAVLFGRART